From the genome of Streptococcus oralis:
TTTTTGGTGAACTCTATCCTAAACGGATTGCCCTTAATCTAAAAGATGCCTTAGCCATTCGCTCTGTTCCGATTATCATTGGACTTGGGAAGATTGTCAGTCCCTTTGTCTGGTTGTTATCTGCTTCAACTAATCTCTTGAGTCGTTTAACGCCAATGACCTTTGATGATGCGGATGAAAAAATGACTCGAGATGAAATTGAGTACATGTTGACCAAAAGTGAGGAAACTTTGGATGCGGACGAAATCGAGATGTTACAAGGGATCTTCTCTCTAGATGAGCTGATGGCGAGAGAAGTCATGGTTCCTCGGACAGATGCCTTTATGGTGGATATTCAGGATGATAGTCAAACCATTATCCAAAGTATTCTAAAGCAAAATTTCTCACGTATCCCTGTTTATGATGGGGATAAGGACAATGTGATTGGTTTGATTCATACCAAGCGTTTGCTAAACGCTGCCTATGCAGATGGCTTTGAAAACATTGTCTGGAAGAAGATCTTACAAGATCCACTCTTTGTTCCTGAAACTATTTTTGTGGATGACTTGCTAAAAGAATTGCGAAATACCCAAAGACAAATGGCCATTTTGCTCGATGAATACGGTGGTATGGCTGGACTGGTCACACTGGAAGACCTGCTGGAGGAGATTGTCGGAGAAATCGACGATGAGACAGACCGAGCAGAAATCGAAGTCCATCAAATCGGTGAGGACACCTATATTGCACAGGGAACCATGAATCTTAACGACTTCAATAACTACTTTGGTGTCGAACTAGAAAGCGATGATGTGGATACCATCGCCGGTTATTATTTGACGGGTGTTGGAACGATTCCAACCACTGAGAAAATCAGTTACCAACTGGTTAGCCAAAACAAACAAATTAAACTCACCAACGACAAGGTGAAAAACGGACGTGTTACCAAGGTAAAAGTTCAAATCACAGAACTAGAACCTGAAGAAGAAACAGAATAAAGCAGTGACTTGAGTCACTGCTTTATGTAAACCTATATGGTAGATACAGTTATCCCTATCTATTTGGAATAACAAAAAAGCCCGATTTTACGGGCTTTTCATTTGGTTAATTCCTGTTCATTCAGGTATTGAAAGGCGGTAGACGGATTTGAACCGACGATCAAGCTTTTGCAGAGCCGTGCCTTACCACTTGGCTATACCGCCTCAACGTTTATTATTATACCTTGAAAATCATTTCCCGTCAATAGTTTCTTATTCTAAAATCCAATTTAAGAAAACAGATGATGATTGAAGAAGTGAGAAAAAGCTTGTAAAAATCCCGTTCTGAAGAGGGTCGGACTAGAAAGTATTTCTTGCGGATACAAATAAAGAATGCAAGAATTTTGACAAATAGAAGTTTTTTGAGGAAATGCGCCTAAATATTCTGAAAATTCGTTTACTTTTTAAAAAATATATGTTATAATTTCCAATAAGCCTAAATTTTTCAAGAGGAGTTAAAAACATGAAAAAAAGTAGAGTATTTGTTGCAGCAGGAGTTGCTTTATTAGCAGCAGGAGTACTAGCTGCTTGCGGTTCTTCAAAATCATCTGATTCAACAGCGCCAAAAAATTATGGTTATGTTTATACAGCTGATCCAGAAACGTTGGATTACCTCATTTCAGGGAAACAAAGTACTAAGATTGCCACTTCAAATGGTATCGATGGTCTCTTTACAAATGATCAATACGGGAACCTAGTTCCTGCAGTTGCAGAAGACTGGTCAGTTTCAAAAGATGGTTTGACCTATACCTACAAGATTCGTAAAGGTGTCAAATGGTTTACATCTGACGGAGAAGAGTACGCAGAAGTTACTGCTAAGGACTTTGTAAATGGTTTGAAACACGCAGCTGATAAAAAATCAGAAGCCCTTTATCTAGCAGAAGATTCAGTTAAAGGTCTAGCTGACTATACAGCTGGAAACAATAAAGACTTTTCTTCAGTCGGTGTAAAGGCAGTTGATGATTATACTCTTGAGTATACTTTGAATCAGCCAGAACCATACTGGAACTCTAAGATGGCCTACTCAATCTTCTGGCCATTAAACGAGGATTTTGAAAAATCAAAAGGGGCTGACTTTGGTAAAGCGACTGACCCTACATCCTTGCTTTACAATGGACCATTCTTGCTGAAAGGTTTGACTGCTAAGTCATCTATCGAGTTCGCTAAGAATGAAAACTACTGGGACAAAGATAATGTTCATATTGATAAAGTAGCCCTTGCTTTCTATGATGGGTCAGACCAAGAGTCAATTGAACGTAACTTTACAAGTGGAGCTTATAGCTATGCCCGTCTCTTCCCAACAAGTTCAAACTACTCTAAGGTAGAAGAAACATACAAAGAAAATATCTACTACAATCCATCAGGACCTGGTATTGGTGGTTTGGGTGTGAATATTGACCGTCAAGGTTACAAATACACTTCTAAAACAACTGATGAAGAGAAGACTTCTACCAAGAAAGCCCTTCTTAACAAGGACTTCCGTCAGGCTTTGAACTTCGCCTTTGACCGTACTTCTTACTCAGCACAAATTAATGGTAAAGAAGGTGCTCCTCTTGCAGTTCGTAACCTCTTTGTGAAACCAGGTTTTGTCTCTGCAGGTGAAAAAACTTTCGGTGACTTGGTAACTGAAAAGATGGCAGCTTATGGCGATGAATGGAAGAACGTAAACTTTGCGGATGGTCAAGATGGACTCTTCAACGCCGATAAAGCCAAAGCTGAATTTGCCAAAGCTAAAACAGCATTGGAAGCAGAAGGTGTGAAATTCCCTATTCACTTGGATATCCCAGTAGACCAAACATCTAAAAACTATATTGCACGTATCCAATCCTTCAAACAATCCGTTGAAACAGTACTTGGTGAAGGCAACGTAGTCATTGATATCCAACAAATTTCTAAAGATGAGTTGAACAACATCACTTACTACGCAGCT
Proteins encoded in this window:
- a CDS encoding hemolysin family protein — protein: MEDPSSQNLLLQFVLLFILTLLNAFFSATEMAMVSLNRSRVEQKAEEGDKRYIRLLKVLENPNHFLSTIQVGITLITILSGASLAETLGREIASWMGNSETAYAIASFLSLAFLTYISIVFGELYPKRIALNLKDALAIRSVPIIIGLGKIVSPFVWLLSASTNLLSRLTPMTFDDADEKMTRDEIEYMLTKSEETLDADEIEMLQGIFSLDELMAREVMVPRTDAFMVDIQDDSQTIIQSILKQNFSRIPVYDGDKDNVIGLIHTKRLLNAAYADGFENIVWKKILQDPLFVPETIFVDDLLKELRNTQRQMAILLDEYGGMAGLVTLEDLLEEIVGEIDDETDRAEIEVHQIGEDTYIAQGTMNLNDFNNYFGVELESDDVDTIAGYYLTGVGTIPTTEKISYQLVSQNKQIKLTNDKVKNGRVTKVKVQITELEPEEETE
- a CDS encoding peptide ABC transporter substrate-binding protein; translated protein: MKKSRVFVAAGVALLAAGVLAACGSSKSSDSTAPKNYGYVYTADPETLDYLISGKQSTKIATSNGIDGLFTNDQYGNLVPAVAEDWSVSKDGLTYTYKIRKGVKWFTSDGEEYAEVTAKDFVNGLKHAADKKSEALYLAEDSVKGLADYTAGNNKDFSSVGVKAVDDYTLEYTLNQPEPYWNSKMAYSIFWPLNEDFEKSKGADFGKATDPTSLLYNGPFLLKGLTAKSSIEFAKNENYWDKDNVHIDKVALAFYDGSDQESIERNFTSGAYSYARLFPTSSNYSKVEETYKENIYYNPSGPGIGGLGVNIDRQGYKYTSKTTDEEKTSTKKALLNKDFRQALNFAFDRTSYSAQINGKEGAPLAVRNLFVKPGFVSAGEKTFGDLVTEKMAAYGDEWKNVNFADGQDGLFNADKAKAEFAKAKTALEAEGVKFPIHLDIPVDQTSKNYIARIQSFKQSVETVLGEGNVVIDIQQISKDELNNITYYAASAAAEDWDLSGAVGWNPDYEDPSTYLDILKTTNAEQTKTYMGYEGADNAAAAQVGLKEYDKLVDEAAKETNDLNVRYEKYAAAQAWLTDSSLFLPAMSSSGAAPIISRVVPFTASYSQSGDKGSDVYFKYIQLQDKVVTKADYEQAREKWLKEKKESNEKVQKELANHVK